One genomic region from Leifsonia poae encodes:
- a CDS encoding IS481 family transposase, which yields MSKARVIVLSVVHQGLTKAEAARKFDVSWQWVHTLVTRYETGGLDALEPRSRRPHASSTSTPEHVRTRIIALRQQLTTDGLDAGPVTIAWHLDQEHLPVPSTSTIRRILHTAGLITPEPKKRPKSSYLRFEAHQPNETWQSDFTHWPLADGTDVEILNWLDDHSRMLLSCTAHDRVTGPDVVSTFTATTNTHGLPASTLTDNGTVYTARFTGGKNAFEYLLAALGIQQKNGHPYHPQTQGKIERFHQTLKRWLASQPPAATIAELQTQLDQFRVIYNERRPHRALDRLTPAQAYAATIKAHPNPNTLSAHYRVRFDTVDRFGKLTLRRAGNLHHLGIGHNHAGTAVLILVDETSATVTHLDTGEILSIHHIEPDRKYWRDQTKEPGRWPGSS from the coding sequence ATGTCGAAGGCGCGCGTGATCGTCCTGTCCGTGGTCCACCAGGGGCTCACCAAGGCTGAGGCCGCCCGCAAGTTCGACGTCTCCTGGCAATGGGTGCACACCCTCGTCACCCGCTACGAGACCGGTGGGCTCGACGCACTCGAACCGCGCAGCCGCCGCCCGCACGCCTCCTCGACGAGCACGCCCGAGCACGTCCGGACGCGGATCATCGCGCTGCGCCAGCAGCTGACCACGGACGGGCTGGATGCCGGACCGGTCACGATCGCCTGGCACCTCGACCAGGAACATCTCCCGGTCCCCTCCACCTCCACGATCCGCCGCATCCTCCACACTGCAGGGTTGATCACCCCGGAACCGAAGAAGCGCCCGAAGTCCTCCTACCTCCGGTTCGAAGCGCACCAACCCAACGAGACCTGGCAGTCCGACTTCACCCACTGGCCTCTCGCCGACGGCACCGATGTCGAGATCCTGAACTGGCTGGACGACCACTCCCGCATGCTGCTGTCCTGCACCGCCCACGACCGGGTCACCGGTCCCGACGTCGTCAGCACCTTCACCGCCACGACGAACACCCACGGGCTGCCCGCCTCCACACTGACCGACAACGGCACCGTCTACACTGCCCGCTTCACCGGCGGAAAGAACGCATTCGAATACCTCCTCGCCGCCCTCGGCATCCAGCAGAAGAACGGGCACCCTTATCACCCGCAAACCCAAGGCAAGATCGAACGTTTCCACCAAACCCTCAAACGCTGGCTCGCCAGCCAGCCTCCGGCAGCGACGATCGCCGAACTGCAAACTCAGCTCGACCAGTTCCGGGTCATCTATAACGAGCGCCGCCCGCACCGCGCTCTCGACCGGCTAACCCCAGCCCAGGCCTACGCCGCCACCATCAAAGCCCACCCGAACCCGAACACCCTCAGCGCCCACTACCGCGTCCGCTTCGACACCGTCGACCGATTCGGCAAACTCACCCTCCGCCGAGCCGGGAACCTCCACCACCTCGGCATCGGCCACAACCACGCCGGCACAGCCGTGCTCATCCTCGTCGACGAAACCAGCGCCACAGTCACTCACCTCGACACCGGCGAGATCCTCAGCATCCACCACATCGAACCCGACAGAAAATACTGGCGCGACCAAACAAAAGAGCCCGGCCGATGGCCGGGCTCTTCCTAA